From the Penaeus vannamei isolate JL-2024 chromosome 20, ASM4276789v1, whole genome shotgun sequence genome, the window aaagaacgttTTACATTCTTAGGATTGGTGTTTCTTGGGGTTTGGagtaagaaataaaggaatatcttagaaaaaaaatcttcaaaaaagAAATTTCAAAATTGGTAACGGCTGGTAACGGTATCGCGAGAACGGttaaagagagagtgacaagTAACGATCATTACCCGGGCTGTTCGATCGTTaactgcttgtttgtgtgtgtctgactcgTTAGATGACTCTCCGACTCGGGCAAAGATGGCGGCTtgcgagaggtagagaggaaggtaaCAATGAATTACAAAATCACTCCCACCTTTAACCGGCCGCGTCTCCTTGTGATACTACGCTGGACACaacagataagaagaaaaaaaacactacaagAATTCCTCGATTCAGAGAgatttaaaacaacaataatgaataactcatttgtaataagaaaaaaaaaaacacgaagttGGAAGTACTGAGGGACAGGTCGGTCGAGATGTCCAAGATGGCGTCACTTTCTCCGGGAATGTCACACCTGGCCGgacacgggggtgggggtgggggtggagggatggggttgggggtttcTATTGCATCATCCTCTGCAGCAGCTGGGCCGTGGgctgtggggggagagaaggggagaaacgtTAGTCGTCTGTCTTCATGaggtgcgattgtgtgtgtgtgtgtgtgtgtgtgtgtgtgtgtgtgtgtgtgtgtgtgtgtgtgtgtgtgtgtgtgtgtgtgtgtgtgtgtgtgtgtgatatatatatatatatatatatatatatatatatatatacatatatatatatatatatatatatatatatatatatatatgtatgtatgtatgtatgtatgtatatatacacatatatatatatatatatatatatatatatatgtatatatatgtgtgtgtgtgtgtgtgtgtgtgtgtgtgtgtgtgtgtgtatgtgtgtgtgtgtgtgtgtgtgtgtgtgtgtgtgtgtgtgtgtgtgtgtgtgtgtgtgtgtgtgtgtgcatatatgtgtgtgtgcatatatgtgtgtgtgtatatatgtgtatgtgtgtgtgtgtgtgtgtgtgtgtgtgtgtgtgtgtgtgtgtgtgtgtgtgtgtgtgtgtgtgtgtgtgtgtgtgtgtgtgtgtgtgtgtcaactaaAATGTTCATATTGATACACGTAGGAATGCATGATTTTGCCTATTCGCTGTATTATATCTGTATGCATTTGCTTGCATGCAAATACGTATAGTTGTGaacatatggatgtatacaggaatatatgtataatgcacacactctcacacaaacaaacacacacacacacacacacacacacacacacacacacacacacacacacatacacacacacaaaaaagaaaaatttatatatatattctgggtgTATGAGTACTAATGTGGTTCCAAAACATATTCAGAACattcgtggagagagagagttaacaaGACGACGGTTAGAGACATGGAGAGGAAGGTGCTCGTGCTAAAGACCGAATACTTACTATGTCACTAAGAGGAGACACTTAGATACTTAGATCTGAAACAGAGGGATGAAGGGAATTAGCTACTTACAAGAGACTCATGCTAAGTGTCGTGGAAGATGGATTGAAAGATTGGAAGATAAACGTACAGGAAAGATAAGACACGTGATTAAGAGAATAATAGATATTTATGATGGATTGGTTGGGAAGTTTTGAATTTTAAATTTGTCACgacttattttgtcattatccaACTGCCTTTTGAATTCAGAGGAAAATTGAATTCGCAGATTGGTTTGTAGTTCATGTATTATGATAGAGAAATTGCAGGTGTagtttactgtttgtttgtttgtttgttttatcattaagCGTTACGAAGCAAGGGCGGAGGTAGGCCCGGTCACCAGGCATAACAAGCCCATTTTAGGTTATTAAATCCAGCAGCAAGGAATTAATTCAACTTAACGGGAaatcaaagcaaaataaatgataTTCATGAAGCTTAAGATTTCGACGCTGATCTCAGGTCGTTTTGAGGTTTGATAGATTGTCAGTTTGTTTTATGGATTATCGAgttatctcttcttttattttgtgtggttttgattaaataaataaataatagattcaAGAACGAAAGTGGAAATAACAGAGGTTAATGTATTATCAGAATCCTTATGGAATGAAAAACCGAAgaacggaaaaagaagaaaaactagagGGAGCTTCTCGCCGTtaatttgttattgctgttaccgCTCTGCTGCTGTGGGCGCGTGTCCGGTGACCTTACCTGCGGGGACATCCGAGCCAGAGAACTGGCGCGGCCCTTCACCTTAGCCTTGTTGGCAGCCTGCTCGGCGTTCTCGACGcgctcctcggcctcctccagcTCCTGCTGGGCCTTGCGGAACTTGGCCAGGTTGAGGGCGGCGATCTCCTCGGCCTCCTCGATCTGGCGCTTGTACGTCTTGATCTTCTGCTGCAGCTTGTCGACCAGGTCCTGCATCCTCTCGTGGTTCTTCTTGTCCTCGTCGGACTGGAAGCTGAGCTCCTTGATGCGCCTCTCGCACTTCCTCAGGTTCTTCTGGGCGTCGGCGTGGCGGCGGCTCTCGTCGTCCAGCTGGTTCTCCAGCTCCCTGACGCGGCTCTCCAGCTTGGCCACAGCCTTCTTGCCGGTCTTCAGAGCGTTGGTCTCGACCTCTTCCAGGCGGACCTGGAGCTCCTTCACGGACACTTCGAGGGCCTTGCGCATCTTCTCCTGGGTCTGGGCGTGCTCCTGCTCAGCGCGGAGCTCGTCGGCGAGGCGGGCGGCGTCGACCATGGCCTTCTTGGCCTTCTCCTCCGAGTTCTTGGCCTCGTTCAACATCTCGTCAAGATCAGCCTGTTGCGAAGAGAAAGCGCATATGGAACGGCAGTCTGAAACATGAGGTACTGTATTCACGCGGTGCCATGCGTCCCGAACCCGCGAAATACGCACTCCCAATACTTACATGCAGGGTCTGCATTTCTCCCTCGAGCTTCCTCTTGGCGACGGTGAGGGAGCCGTTCTGCGCAGTGATGTCGTTGATGTGGTCGTGGGCCTCGGCGAGCTCGGCCTCAGCCTGGCGACGGCCGCGGTCGGACTGTTCCAGGAGCGTGCGGGACTCCTCCAACTCGCCGTGCAGGGCGTTGGCTCGACGCTCTGCGATGCCATACTGTTCCCTGTACTCTGACGCGAGGCGCTGCTCCTCCTCGACGCGGGCCTGGAGTTCCTTCATCTCGCCCTGGATCTTCTTGATGTGTTTCTGGAGGTCGGCGTTGGCCTTGTTGGAGTGGTCGAGGGCGATCTCCAGCTCGTTGATGTCAGACTCGAGCTTCTTCTTCATGCGGAGAGCTTCAGCTTTGCCCTTTGCTTCAGCCTCCAGGGAAGCTTGCATGGAGTCAATGGCGCGCTGGTGGCATTTACTGTAAAAGACACGAACTCATGTTAATGCCATAATAGTGCGTTTAACGTATAATTGATATTAGAGACATCTATGTATCGGTACTGATAAGAAATACACTGAACTCACCGGGTGTTCTcaaactcctcctctttctcctggaTGCGCCTGTCGATCTCCTGTCTGACCTGGCTGAGCTCAAGCTGTGCACGGAGCACCTTGTTCTCCTCCTGCTCGAGGGCGGCCTCGGCTTCCTCGAGGGCGGCCTGCAGTTCCTCCTTCTCGATCTCGAGGCGCTTGGCGTTCTTCTGGATCTCGTGGAGGGATCGTCCGCCCTCGCCGATCTGGTCCATCAGGTCCTTGATCTCGTCGGCGAGGTTCTTGTTCTCGCGGCGCACGGAGTCGAGCTGCTCCAGGTTCTCCTCGTAGGCGGCCTTGATGCGGAAGTGCTCGGTGGAGTAGTTGCGGCATTCCTTCTGCGAGGCATCTACCTCAGCGGCCAAGTCATCAACCTTCAGTTTCCATTCGGAAATGATCTTGTCGaagttcttctgcttcttttcggCGGCGTTGGCCAGCGCCGTGGCTCGCTCGACCTCGATCTGCATGTCCTCGAGCTCGGTGGCGATGCGCTGCTTCGTCTTCTCGAGGTTCATGTTCTTGATGTTCAGCTGTTCGATCTGCTGCTCGGCCTCCTCGAGGCGGGCGGCCAGCTTCAGGCGCGCTGCCTCGAGCTCCTCGGCGCGCGCGACGCCCTCGGACTCGTACTTGGCGCGCCACATCTGGGCCTCGGCGTTGGCCTTGGAGAGCTGGCGCTGCAGGTCGGCCTTCGCCTCGCCCTCTTCGTCCAGCTGCTCGCGGAGGCCGTCGATGTCGTGCTCCAAGTTGCGGAACTTACCGAGAAGAGTTGCACGTTCCTGAAAGAAGACCCGCACTCATAAATCTACAAATCATATACCGCGAAACCATAAACACCCAAATAATTTACAACccgacgaaaaggagagaaagaaaagcaccAAAAGCCCATACCCTGCACTCATCGTCGGCGAGTTTCCTGGTGTCCTCGAGCTGGTTGGTGAGAGACAACTTCAGCTTCGACAGCTGACCGATCTGGCTCTCCGCTTCCTCCACCTGGCGCAGAAGGTCGGTGTTCTCCACGGCGAGCTTCTTCTTGGTGGCATCGAAGTCGTTGAGGGTCCGGTTGGCTTCGTCGAGCTTGGACTGGATCTCGTTAATCTGGTGCTGAAGCTGCTTGTTCATCTTCTCAGCAGCGGCCTGGACAGAAGCACGGGGTCAGCGGTCGTCGCATCGAATCTCGTCAGTATCGCCATTTTATATTTCACAATATTtcctttagttttctttttcttttttttaatgacctATTACTTTCATTTCTATGGATGTACATATCTCAGCAAGAACAGAAGCAAATCAGTAAGCCTACTCATCGTTTCTGTAAAGGAACTCGTAAGATTTACAAGTACtgggagaaatgaaaggaaaatgagaacaagaaaaaatggagGTTATTAAGAAAGTTAACGAAAAGATGgtaaaaaatgaaacaagaaaacacGCTTTGAAGACGGGTTGATGGGTGgcagtggagaaggggggggtgaggtaagAAAACAGGTAGCGAACCGGTCTAATGAGGTAATTTGTTCTACCTGTTCTTCACCTGCGAGCTAATTTAAGCTCGCGAGGAAAATGTTCCaccgggaagggagaggggactaAAAGAGTAAGAGCTTCTTGAGGAAACTATTTTAACTATCTTAACTtttggacaaagaaaaaaaaatcaaatttctgTTCGTACTCTATTTTAGTAAGTGACCAAAAGTTAAGTTAAGATGTGTATTAgttgttctttattttctaatcGGAATGATTGGTATCACACTAAAAGGATTGCATGCACTTAAGGTTATTAAGGACAAACTCTTCACGAGAATAGTTTCGAAGcattaaaatgacaaaaaaataagacagaaatcGGCTTCGCTGCTGCTTTCTAAAATGCACGACGACTTTGCAATCAAAAAATGATTAGAGACAACGAATATAAAGACAAGTTTGAAAGTTACAACTCTCGACTCTTACCGTTAGCTTCCTAAACACATTACTCTTTTGACAGACATCACTTCTTTTGCAAAacagtatttcatttatttagcaCTGCTGCTAATTtcactaaaagagaaagagagagacgaaaaaatatGATTGCGTGAATAAATGCCTGTCTGTTTTACCTTATCGGTAGCCATTTGATCTGTTGCAAACTTCAAATCGTCGACTTGACCATTCAattttgctttttccttctcAAGCCTGTTAGAATAGTGTGTGTTAGCTGTtaccaaacataaaacaaaaaaaaaattaaaataataatggtgatgaagaaacCGAAAAGAGCATTTGTCAGTAGTGTTGTTTATACGCTTTTGTTTTTTACCGTCGGTGTCTCTTCACTTATTTTGTGGGCATTGTATCTCGTTTTACTCTATTTTTACACTATTCAAAATGTCCTCCAAATGTCAGAGTTGAAATCCACAAGCAAATCGAAATCCACAAAACAAGTGAAGTGCCCGACCATCGTTTGCGCAAGTCAGCCATTAGATGCGAGAGAAAGGGcaaatttattattttcttaaaaagAGAGACGTTGTTGAGTGGGCTGACAACGCCGTCCCGGTTTGGTTTTGCTCTTTACCTTCTCGTTACTGAGCGCATCGGCTGCAGACCGAGCATCATTGAGTTCCGAAGATAGGGTTGTCTTTTCCCGTTCCGCTCTGTAGCAAGGCcatagacaagagagaaaaatggcgTGAGTTTTTTCCCTTGAAGACGGCACCTAAGCATGCTACCTTGGTGCTTATAGTGTAGATGAACGAGGTGAagagataataagagataaaaaggggagtTGAGAGAGTACCTAAAGTAAAGGAAATGTCTAAAAGAAAGGCGGGAAAACAAAAGAAGCGAAAAGCGATATAGGGAAATCTTTCTTATAAGAGGATAGGAAAGAAAGCGTCTTTCGGCTTCTGGAATGTAGATCTTCTGGAAATTTGGCGGGAAACTAAATAAATGACATAgatcaaaataaaaaagggatCAAAATAAGGAAGGGTTAAGCAAAGCTCCCATACACAAAAAATGAAGGATCGCAGGATGGGAAAATCGAAGAAGGATgccactttctatttttttcgcattttttttccttctcgttttctttacctTATCTCGAACAAGACCGTCTGTGGCAGATCTGGCATCATCAGCTTCCCGTTTCAGagcctccttatccttctccatcctaGGTTAGAAGCAGATTTGGGGAGGAGGCCACCGAACaaaatgattagaaaaaaataaaagaaattgtaattatatacataatgtgcTGCGCTGCGGTCTGTTATCAGTTAgctaattcattttcatttgttctATGCAGTTAGCCGTGTTAGGATATCACAGAGGTCTGCCAGGAAATAAACAATTTTAGGTCTCCTGAATAGATGGGTATAATGGATTATTAAATGTATAAAATTAACGTGTATAAATTTTTACTCTATATCCAGCATtattgcatacataaacacacacacacacgcacaaactcacacatacatacaaatgtataaatatatatatacatatacatataaacaaatatatatacatatacatataaacaaatatatatacatatacatataaacaaatatatatacatatatcatatatatacatatatcatatatatatatatatgtgtgtgtgtgtgtgtgtgtgtgtgtgtgtgtgtgtgtgtgtgtgtgtgtgtgtgtgtgtgtgtgtgtattatatatatatatatatatatatatatatatatatatatatatatactaatatatatatatatatatatatatatatacttatatataaatatataatacatacgcacatatacatatgcatatatataaatgtatatacatatatatgtatatacatatatatatacctatatatatatatgtatgtatgtgtgtatgtatatgtatgtgtatatgtatatgtatatatatatatatatatatatatatatatatatatatatatatatatatatacacacacacacacacacacatatctacacgtatgtgtatatgtgtatgtaaatatacatatacatttatacatatacatacgtgtatatatatatatatatatatatatatatatatatatatatacatgcacatgtacatgtatgtatatatttgtatatgtgtacatataatacatatgcgtacatatatatttgtatatatgtgtatatataaacacacacacacacacacatgtatatacatacatatatatatacatatatatatatatatatatatatatatattatatatacatataaacatttgtatatatatgcacacacacacacacacacacacacacacacacacacacacacacacacacacacacacacacacacacacacacacacacacacacacacacacgcgcacacatatacatatacatatacatatacacacacacacatatatatatatatatatatacatatatacatatatatatatatatatatatatatacatatattatatatatatataaaaatatatacatacacacacacacacacacacacacacacatatatatatatatatatatatatatatatatatatatatatatatatatatatatatatatatatatacatatatatatatatacatatatatgaatatatatacacatatatgtatatatatgtatatatatatgtatctatgtatatatatttcatacacacgcacgcacacagatgcatgcaATCTTCAACGTTGCAACCGTGAGATTCGCCCAAGGAATCCCCTCGCCGCGCGCCCTCGCCGCGGCATCCCGCGCGCGGCGGGCGCCCTTACCTGGCCTTCATTTTGTTGAGGTGGTCGATCTGCTCGGACATCTCGGCGACGGCGTCATTGTGCTTCTTGCGGAGGCTGGCGAGGGCGGCCTCGTGCTGGATGTTGGACTCCTCGAGGTCGCGGCGGATCTTGGCCAGCTCGGCCTCGCGCTTCTTGTTGAGCTCGATCTGCGCCGCGGTGGCGCCACCGGCCTCGTCCAGGCGCTCGCCCAGCTCCTCCAGCTCGCGGCCCAGGTGAGTCTTGGACTTCTCGGACTTGGCGCGGGCCTGGCGCTCGTGCTCCAGCTCCTCCTCGAGCTCCTCAATGCGAGCCTGCAGCTCCTTGATTTGTTTCTGGAGCTTCGAGACGAGTCCCTGCTCGTCCTCCAGCTTGCATGCAAGGGAGGAGACTTCCTTGTCCTTGCGCTGGATGGTCTGTTCGAGCTCCTTCTTGTTGCGCTCCAAGTCGGCAACGGCTTCCTGGGTCAACTTGAGGTCGCCCTCAACCTTCCTCTTGGCCTTGTCAACCTCGCCTCGcagcttcttctccctctcgagAGAATCCTCAAGCTCATCGAGGGTCTGTTCAAGCTTGGCCTTAACCTTGTTGAGGTGGTTGCACTTGTCCTCGATGCCCTGCAGGTCCTCGGCCGTCTTCTGGTTGCACTCCTGCAGGTGCTTCTTCTCCTTGTTGATCTTGTTGATGAGTTCGTCCTGGTGCGCGATCTCATCGTTGAGGTTCCGGATCTGGTGGTCCTTGGTGGCCTTGTCCTGCTCAGCCTTCTGCACCGTCAGCTCCAAGTCCTCGATGTCCTTCTTCAAGCCGGAGATCTCTTGCTCGATCTTCTTCTTACCCTGGAACAGCTGGTTgcgggcctcctcctcctgctgtagGCGCTCTGTGGTTTcctgggggtggggaagaggcgaAGGGTCACACTCCAGCACGCAACAACATGTCGGCTCATGTCACtatgagacacacagacacgcaaagacACTAAGACAAAACACCACTAAGACACTATCCAACAGGACGCTACGGGTTGGGGAAATCGTGGTAAGTCCTACCTCCACGATGGTGTGGGGAACGTATAAGGAACCCATACTGGCTACAGCTAGAGTTTACAAGGGAAGTGtacaagggggaggggtaggggctaCTCGTAACAGATCGTA encodes:
- the LOC113810227 gene encoding myosin heavy chain, muscle-like isoform X39; the protein is MPGHIVKSTGPDPDPTEYLYVSLEQKRIDQTKPYDAKKACWVPCEKEGYVLGEIQGTKGDLVTVLVPGGDTKNFKKDLVLQVNPPKFEKCEDMSNLTYLNDASVLYNLKQRYITKLIYTYSGLFCVAINPYKRYPIYTNRCVKIYQGKRRNEVPPHIFAISDGAYMDMLQNHENQSMLITGESGAGKTENTKKVIAYFANVGASTKKPKEGEKKQNLEDQIVQTNPVLEAFGNAKTVRNDNSSRFGKFIRIHFGPSGKLSGADIETYLLEKARVISQQSLERSYHIFYQIMSDYVKHLKPLCFLSNNIHDYHYVSQGKVTVASIDDREDMEFTDTAFDVLGFSQEDKDNVYKVTATVMHFGNLKFKQRGREEQAEPDGTETGDICGKLLGSDGAELYKNLTKPKIKVGNEFVTQGRNKDQVYYSVGALAKALFDRMFKWLVRKCNVTLETGQKRVMFIGVLDIAGFEIFDFNGFEQLCINFTNEKLQQFFNHHMFVLEQEEYKREGINWTFIDFGLDLQACIELIEKPLGILSILEEESMFPKATDKSFEEKLKTNHLGKSPNFIKPKPPKPGQAEAHFAIVHYAGTVPYNLTGWLEKNKDPLNDTVVDQIKKSSNQLAVEIFADHPGQSGAADTGGKGGKRAKGSGFLTVSGMYREQLNNLMTTLRSTAPHFIRCIIPNENKAPGVIDAALVMHQLTCNGVLEGIRICRKGFPNRMVYPDFKHRYNILAPKAAAAAEDDKKASQVLLDSISLEAEKYRMGHTKVFFRAGVLGQLEEIRDDRLAKIISWLQSWIRGYTSRKAYKKLQEQRVALIVVQRNLRKYLQLRTWAWYRLWQKVKPLLNVTRIEDEIRALEEKAAKAEENYERESKLRKELEAANLALLEEKNNLMVALESTKGNVSEYLDKQAKLQSQKADLEAQLNETTERLQQEEEARNQLFQGKKKIEQEISGLKKDIEDLELTVQKAEQDKATKDHQIRNLNDEIAHQDELINKINKEKKHLQECNQKTAEDLQGIEDKCNHLNKVKAKLEQTLDELEDSLEREKKLRGEVDKAKRKVEGDLKLTQEAVADLERNKKELEQTIQRKDKEVSSLACKLEDEQGLVSKLQKQIKELQARIEELEEELEHERQARAKSEKSKTHLGRELEELGERLDEAGGATAAQIELNKKREAELAKIRRDLEESNIQHEAALASLRKKHNDAVAEMSEQIDHLNKMKARMEKDKEALKREADDARSATDGLVRDKAAAEKMNKQLQHQINEIQSKLDEANRTLNDFDATKKKLAVENTDLLRQVEEAESQIGQLSKLKLSLTNQLEDTRKLADDECRERATLLGKFRNLEHDIDGLREQLDEEGEAKADLQRQLSKANAEAQMWRAKYESEGVARAEELEAARLKLAARLEEAEQQIEQLNIKNMNLEKTKQRIATELEDMQIEVERATALANAAEKKQKNFDKIISEWKLKVDDLAAEVDASQKECRNYSTEHFRIKAAYEENLEQLDSVRRENKNLADEIKDLMDQIGEGGRSLHEIQKNAKRLEIEKEELQAALEEAEAALEQEENKVLRAQLELSQVRQEIDRRIQEKEEEFENTRKCHQRAIDSMQASLEAEAKGKAEALRMKKKLESDINELEIALDHSNKANADLQKHIKKIQGEMKELQARVEEEQRLASEYREQYGIAERRANALHGELEESRTLLEQSDRGRRQAEAELAEAHDHINDITAQNGSLTVAKRKLEGEMQTLHADLDEMLNEAKNSEEKAKKAMVDAARLADELRAEQEHAQTQEKMRKALEVSVKELQVRLEEVETNALKTGKKAVAKLESRVRELENQLDDESRRHADAQKNLRKCERRIKELSFQSDEDKKNHERMQDLVDKLQQKIKTYKRQIEEAEEIAALNLAKFRKAQQELEEAEERVENAEQAANKAKVKGRASSLARMSPQPTAQLLQRMMQ
- the LOC113810227 gene encoding myosin heavy chain, muscle-like isoform X2, producing MPGHIVKSTGPDPDPTEYLYVSLEQKRIDQTKPYDAKKACWVPCEKEGYVLGEIQGTKGDLVTVLVPGGDTKNFKKDLVLQVNPPKFEKCEDMSNLTYLNDASVLYNLKQRYITKLIYTYSGLFCVAINPYKRYPIYTNRCVKIYQGKRRNEVPPHIFAISDGAYMDMLQNHENQSMLITGESGAGKTENTKKVIQYFANIARKSDSFEKKGKQKEMPKFSSGNLEDQIVQTNPVLEAFGNAKTVRNDNSSRFGKFIRIHFGPSGKLSGADIETYLLEKARVISQQSLERSYHIFYQIMSDYVKHLKPLCFLSNDIHDYYFVSQGKVTVASIDDNEEMQFTDTAFDVLGFSQEDKDNVYKVTATVMHFGNLKFKQRGREEQAEPDGTETGDICGKLLGSDGAELYKNLTKPKIKVGNEFVTQGRNKDQVYYSVGALAKALFDRMFKWLVRKCNVTLETGQKRVMFIGVLDIAGFEIFDFNGFEQLCINFTNEKLQQFFNHHMFVLEQEEYKREGINWTFIDFGLDLQACIELIEKPLGILSILEEESMFPKATDKSFEEKLKTNHLGKSPNFIKPKPPKPGQAEAHFAIVHYAGTVPYNLTGWLEKNKDPLNDTVVDQIKKSSNQLAVEIFADHPGQSGAADTGGKGGKRAKGSGFQTVSGMYKEQLNKLMTTLMSTCPHFIRCIIPNEFKQTGVIDAALVMHQLTCNGVLEGIRICRKGFPNRMVYPDFKHRYRVLCPPLLLQERKEQVPPRPSAEMILDYVKLEPNQYRYGQNKVFFRAGVLGQLEEIRDDRLAKIISWLQSWIRGYTSRKAYKKLQEQRVALIVVQRNLRKYLQLRTWAWYRLWQKVKPLLNVTRIEDEIRALEEKAAKAEENYERESKLRKELEAANLALLEEKNNLMVALESTKGNVSEYLDKQAKLQSQKADLEAQLNETTERLQQEEEARNQLFQGKKKIEQEISGLKKDIEDLELTVQKAEQDKATKDHQIRNLNDEIAHQDELINKINKEKKHLQECNQKTAEDLQGIEDKCNHLNKVKAKLEQTLDELEDSLEREKKLRGEVDKAKRKVEGDLKLTQEAVADLERNKKELEQTIQRKDKEVSSLACKLEDEQGLVSKLQKQIKELQARIEELEEELEHERQARAKSEKSKTHLGRELEELGERLDEAGGATAAQIELNKKREAELAKIRRDLEESNIQHEAALASLRKKHNDAVAEMSEQIDHLNKMKARAEREKTTLSSELNDARSAADALSNEKAAAEKMNKQLQHQINEIQSKLDEANRTLNDFDATKKKLAVENTDLLRQVEEAESQIGQLSKLKLSLTNQLEDTRKLADDECRERATLLGKFRNLEHDIDGLREQLDEEGEAKADLQRQLSKANAEAQMWRAKYESEGVARAEELEAARLKLAARLEEAEQQIEQLNIKNMNLEKTKQRIATELEDMQIEVERATALANAAEKKQKNFDKIISEWKLKVDDLAAEVDASQKECRNYSTEHFRIKAAYEENLEQLDSVRRENKNLADEIKDLMDQIGEGGRSLHEIQKNAKRLEIEKEELQAALEEAEAALEQEENKVLRAQLELSQVRQEIDRRIQEKEEEFENTRKCHQRAIDSMQASLEAEAKGKAEALRMKKKLESDINELEIALDHSNKANADLQKHIKKIQGEMKELQARVEEEQRLASEYREQYGIAERRANALHGELEESRTLLEQSDRGRRQAEAELAEAHDHINDITAQNGSLTVAKRKLEGEMQTLHADLDEMLNEAKNSEEKAKKAMVDAARLADELRAEQEHAQTQEKMRKALEVSVKELQVRLEEVETNALKTGKKAVAKLESRVRELENQLDDESRRHADAQKNLRKCERRIKELSFQSDEDKKNHERMQDLVDKLQQKIKTYKRQIEEAEEIAALNLAKFRKAQQELEEAEERVENAEQAANKAKVKGRASSLARMSPQPTAQLLQRMMQ
- the LOC113810227 gene encoding myosin heavy chain, muscle-like isoform X31, encoding MPGHIVKSTGPDPDPTEYLYVSLEQKRIDQTKPYDAKKACWVPCEKEGYVLGEIQGTKGDLVTVLVPGGDTKNFKKDLVLQVNPPKFEKCEDMSNLTYLNDASVLYNLKQRYITKLIYTYSGLFCVAINPYKRYPIYTNRCVKIYQGKRRNEVPPHIFAISDGAYMDMLQNHENQSMLITGESGAGKTENTKKVIAYFANVGASTKKPKEGEKKQNLEDQIVQTNPVLEAFGNAKTVRNDNSSRFGKFIRIHFGPSGKLSGADIETYLLEKARVISQQSLERSYHIFYQIMSDYVKHLKPLCFLSNDIHDYYFVSQGKVTVASIDDNEEMQFTDTAFDVLGFSQEDKDNVYKVTATVMHFGNLKFKQRGREEQAEPDGTETGDICGKLLGSDGAELYKNLTKPKIKVGNEFVTQGRNKDQVYYSVGALAKALFDRMFKWLVRKCNVTLETGQKRVMFIGVLDIAGFEIFDFNGFEQLCINFTNEKLQQFFNHHMFVLEQEEYKREGINWVFIDFGLDLQACIELIEKPLGILSILEEESMFPKATDKSFEEKLKTNHLGKSPNFIKPKPPKPGQAEAHFAIVHYAGTVPYNLTGWLEKNKDPLNDTVVDQIKKSSNQLAVEIFADHPGQSGAADTGGKGGKRAKGSGFQTVSGMYKEQLNNLMTTLRSTAPHFIRCIIPNENKAPGVIDAALVMHQLTCNGVLEGIRICRKGFPNRMVYPDFKHRYNILAPKAAAAAEDDKKASQVLLDSISLEAEKYRMGHTKVFFRAGVLGQLEEIRDDRLAKIISWLQSWIRGYTSRKAYKKLQEQRVALIVVQRNLRKYLQLRTWAWYRLWQKVKPLLNVTRIEDEIRALEEKAAKAEENYERESKLRKELEAANLALLEEKNNLMVALESTKGNVSEYLDKQAKLQSQKADLEAQLNETTERLQQEEEARNQLFQGKKKIEQEISGLKKDIEDLELTVQKAEQDKATKDHQIRNLNDEIAHQDELINKINKEKKHLQECNQKTAEDLQGIEDKCNHLNKVKAKLEQTLDELEDSLEREKKLRGEVDKAKRKVEGDLKLTQEAVADLERNKKELEQTIQRKDKEVSSLACKLEDEQGLVSKLQKQIKELQARIEELEEELEHERQARAKSEKSKTHLGRELEELGERLDEAGGATAAQIELNKKREAELAKIRRDLEESNIQHEAALASLRKKHNDAVAEMSEQIDHLNKMKARAEREKTTLSSELNDARSAADALSNEKAAAEKMNKQLQHQINEIQSKLDEANRTLNDFDATKKKLAVENTDLLRQVEEAESQIGQLSKLKLSLTNQLEDTRKLADDECRERATLLGKFRNLEHDIDGLREQLDEEGEAKADLQRQLSKANAEAQMWRAKYESEGVARAEELEAARLKLAARLEEAEQQIEQLNIKNMNLEKTKQRIATELEDMQIEVERATALANAAEKKQKNFDKIISEWKLKVDDLAAEVDASQKECRNYSTEHFRIKAAYEENLEQLDSVRRENKNLADEIKDLMDQIGEGGRSLHEIQKNAKRLEIEKEELQAALEEAEAALEQEENKVLRAQLELSQVRQEIDRRIQEKEEEFENTRKCHQRAIDSMQASLEAEAKGKAEALRMKKKLESDINELEIALDHSNKANADLQKHIKKIQGEMKELQARVEEEQRLASEYREQYGIAERRANALHGELEESRTLLEQSDRGRRQAEAELAEAHDHINDITAQNGSLTVAKRKLEGEMQTLHADLDEMLNEAKNSEEKAKKAMVDAARLADELRAEQEHAQTQEKMRKALEVSVKELQVRLEEVETNALKTGKKAVAKLESRVRELENQLDDESRRHADAQKNLRKCERRIKELSFQSDEDKKNHERMQDLVDKLQQKIKTYKRQIEEAEEIAALNLAKFRKAQQELEEAEERVENAEQAANKAKVKGRASSLARMSPQPTAQLLQRMMQ